The genomic stretch GCGTCCATGGCGGTGCTGCCCACGGTGATGGTGCTGGTGCCCATCGGCGTGGTGTGGAGCTACGTGCGCGCGCCCGACCACGCGGACCTGCGCAGCGTGGCGTTGTTCTACGACCCGTCGCTGCCCCTGGGGGCGAGCGCGGCGCGCTTCCTCATCGACAAGACGCTCATCGACTGGTTCGGCATGTTCCTGGTGATGCCCGTCTTCGTCCCCATCCTCATCGCCTCGCAGAGCGTCGCGGGGGAGAAGGAGCGGCGCACGCTGGAGCCGCTGCTCGCCACGCCCATCACCGCGGCGGAGCTGGTCGCGGGCAAGAGCCTGGCGGCGCTGGTGCCCGCGGTGGCCATCACCTGGGTGGCCTTCGTCGTCTTCTGCGTGGGCGTGGACCTGGTGGCGTGGCCGCTGGTGAAGATGCCCCTCATGCCGGACGCGCTGTGGACCTTCGGCGTGCTGGTCATCGCGCCGCTGTTCGCCTTCTTCGGCAACGGCGTCGCCGTGCTCATCTCCGCTCGGGCGGGGGATGCCCGCATGGCGCAGCAGCTGTCCGCCCTGGTGGTGCTGCCGCTGGTGGGCATGGTGGGCGGCCAGGTCGCGGGCTTCCTCAAGGCCGGGCTGGTCTACTACGCGCTGCAGGGCGCGGTGGTGCTGGTGCTCGACGTGGTGCTGCTGTGGGCCAGCATCCGCCTGCTGGACCGCGAGCGGTTGATCAGCCGCTGGGGCTGAGCCAGGCCGTTTCGCTGGCGCTCGCCCGGAGGGCGGACGGCTAGGCAATGGCCAGTGAAAATGGCATGTTGCAGGCAGGGTGCCAGGCGAAGGCGAGCGCGCTTTCGCGGCGGGTGCCATGCTTTTAAGAAGGTTGGTTGGTGGTGCGGATTGACCGGCCGCCACACGGCGGCCACGGAGGCGCTGACAAGGACATGGGTATCTTCGACACCATCAAGGGCGAGGCGAAGCGCAACTTCATCGCGCGCGCGGACTCGGCGAAGGGCGAGATCATCTACAAGTATCCGGAGAACAACATCCGGATGCTGACCCAGCTCACCGTCGACGCCGACGAGGTCGCCCTGTTCGTGAAGGACGGCAAGGTGGAGGGCAAGCTGGGCCCTGGCCGCCACCAGCTCGACTCGAACAACATCCCGTTCCTGTCGCGGCTGCTCGAGAAGTTCACCGGCGGCAACCTCTTCATCGCGGAGGTCTTCTTCGTCTCCGTCCGTGAGTTCGCGGGCGTGAAGTTCGGCGGGCCCATCGGCGACGTGAGGGATCCGGAGACGGGCCTGGGCATCGGCACCATGGTCTACGGCGACTTCTCCATCCGCGTGACGGACGCGGAGAAGCTCGTGGTGGGCCTGGTGGGCATGGGCCGCTCCAACAACGACGCGCTCCTGGGCTGGTTCAAGAACCAGGTGCTCAAGGTCACGCGCGACCGCATCGCGGAGCTGCTGGTCAAGAAGCGCTGGCCGCTGCTGGACGTGACGAGCGGCGCGTACACGGAGGAGATCGAAACCGAGGTCATCTCCGGCCTCAAGCCGCACGTGGACGACTACGGGCTCACCGTGGTGCGGATGGGCAACTTCCACGTCAGCATCAAGGAGGAGGACGAGGCGACGCTGAAGAAGCTGTCGAAGGACGTCGCCTACTCCCGGCTGGCGGGTGGCTTCCAGCAGTACGCGCAGGGCCAGGCGATGCTGGGCGCCGCCGAGGGCATGGCCAAGGGCGGTGACGGCAGCGGCAACGCGCTGGGCGGCATGGGCATGGGCATGGGCTTCGGCATGGCCCAGCAGTTCATGAACATGAACAACCAGCAGCAGCAGCGCGCGCCGGAGCCGCCTCCCCAGGCCGCGCCCCCCGCCGACACGCGCAGCCCCGCGCAGCGCCTGAAGGAGATCAAGGAGCTGAAGGACGCGGGCGTCCTCTCCGACGAGGAGTACAACGCCAAGCGCGCGGAGCTGATGAAGCTCCTGTAGTCCCCCTCGCTCCCGCGCCTCGGAGTCTCCTCCGAGGCGCTCGCACCAGGGCCTCCGTTCCTCCGTGGGACGGGGGCCCTCGTCGTTCTGGGGCCGCTGGCCGTCCTGTGCGCGGCGATTCATGGGGGCTCATGGCCGCGCGTGGGCATCCCGGTGCCGCGGCCGCTGTCCGTCCCGGGCGCGGCGGTCCGTTCCGGAGGCCGCGTCGTGGGCAGCGGCGTCAGGGCCCTTCGCTGGTGCTCGCGGTGGGCGCGGCGGGCGGAGTGGGGAGGCCCTCCGGACCGGGGGCGGTGGGGCCGGGCGTGTCCTCGGTGCCCTGGAGGTCCAGGCGCATGGGGACCTGGAGCGTCGTGCCCAGGCGCAGGAGGAGCACGTCCGGCTCGATGCCCTTCTCGCCGATGGCCTCGGCCACCTCCTTGGCGGACAGCGCGTTGCCGCGCGCCCACAGCCCCTTGAGGAACTCCCCGGCCTGCGGCGCGCGCCACCACGCCGGGCCGAAGCGGGCCTTGAGCTGTGCCTGGAGCTGGCCGGCGAGGAACCAGGCGCGGAAGCTGTCCGCGGACTGGAAGAAGTCCTCCTGATCGACGAGGTAGCGCGCGGCGTCCTCGTCGCGCATGGGGATGTCGTCCGTGCGTGACATCACCTCGCGGTACAGCGCGCGCGCGTCCACGTCCGGGCGCCGGTGCAGCTCCAGCTGGTACAGCAGCCGGCCCGCCGCGTGGCGGATGAGGTACAGCTTGTGCGCGCTCGAGGTGGCGAGGAACTGCGCGCGCTGCTCGCCGCTGATGCCCGCGTGCTCCTCCAGCCAGACCGGGTCCTCCAGCAGGTCCTCGAAGAGGGACGAGTAGGCCTCGCCCACGGTGGGGTTGCCCAGCCGCGACAGCTCGAAGCGCGTCTCCCGCGTGAAGGCCAGGTGCAGCGCGTGCCCGAACTCGTGCAGCACGCGCGCCTGGTGCAGCGCGCCCGAGCCCGGCTTGAAGGAGAAGCGCACGTCGTCCGGCACCTTCACCGCCAGCGCCAGGGGACGCGCGCTCTTGCGAGGCAGATCCCGCGAGTCCACCTGGAGGTTCTTCATGTCCCCCAACGCCAGGTTCATGCCGGCCAGGGTGGCCTGCGCCTTGAGCAGGGACTCGCCCTTGGGGAACGCGTCCTCCACCTCGCGCGAGCGGAACAGCCGGGGGATGTCCGCGCGGGTGATGTCCTTGAAGGCCAGGCCCAGCTCGCGCTGGCTCAGCCGCTCCATCACCACCCGGTACGGCGCCTGCGTGGCCTGGAGGATCTCCTCCGCCAGCACGCTCAACCGGCCCAGGTCCGCCTGGCGCAGCTCGCCGCCGAACGCCTCGTACGAGGCGAAGCCCAGCTCGCGCACCAGCTCCCGCGCGCGCTCCTCCTTGCGCCGCAGCGTCTGGTTGAGCCGCTCCAGCGCGGGCGTGGCCTCCGTATAGAGGGCGCGCCGCTTCGCCGCGTTGCGCTCGTTGGCCAACAGCCGCTCCAAATCCCTGTAGCGCAGCTCCCTGCCGTCCACCGTGAAGGTGAGCGACGCCTCCAGGTTCGCGGACGCGTCGTTGGACTCGGCCAGCGCGTGCGCCAGGTACTCCCCGGCGAAGTGCGAGTGCAGCGCGGTGAGGGCGCGCACCTCGCGCGGGTCCTGCGTCAGCTGCCGCAGCCGGTCGATCTTCCGGATGTGGTCGAGGCTGAACAGGTCCTCCTGTCCCGCGTACGTGCCCGCCACGTCGACGTGACGCCCCTCCGTCCAGAACACCCAGACGAGCCGGTGCTGCTCCTCCAGCAACGCCTCCGCGCGCCGGGCGAGCGCGCCGACCTCCACGGAGAGCTGCTGCTCCTCGCTGGGGACCTGCTGGGCCGGGGTGGGGAGCGCCTTGGGGGCGCAGGCGCCGAGAGAGCAGGCGAGGGCGAGGACGAGGGGAATCCTTGGGTGCATGCGGACGCGCATGTTACTTCCGTGTCGCCCATGCCCAACCTTTCTCAATGGCGGGCCGCGCGCGGACGCCAGGCGCTCTACGCCGCCCTTCGTCGCTTCTTCGCCAACCTCGGATACCTGGAGGTGGAGACGCCCCTGCTCATCCCCGCTCCCGGCATGGAGCCCCACATCAATCCCTTCGAGGCGGGCTTCGTCCCGGAGACGGACGTGGGCACCGCCCGCCCGCTCTACCTGCACACCAGCCCCGAATACGCCATGAAGCGCCTGCTCGCCGACGGCGCCGGGCCGCTGTTCCAGCTCTGCAAGGTGTTCCGGAATGGGGAGGTCTCACCCACGCACAATCCGGAATTCACGATGCTGGAGTTCTACCGGCCCCAGGCGGACTACCACGCCATCATGGATGACCTGGAAGGCGCGCTCGCGGAGGCCGGTCGCCACGCCACCGAGGGCGAGCCCGGGGCCGACCCGGCCTTCTTCACCCGCACGCCCTACGAGCGGCTCACGGTGCGGGACGCGGTGCTGCGCGCCACGGGCGTGGACATCCGGGTGCACTCGGATGGGCCCTCGCTCAAGCGCGCCGCGGAGGCCATTGGCGTGCGCACCGGCGACGCGGAGAGCTTCGACGACGTCTTCTTCCACCTCTTCCTCCAGCGCGTGGAGCTGGGGCTGGGCCACGAGCGGCCCACCTTCCTCATCGAGTACCCCGCCTCCATGGCCGCGCTGTCGCGGTTGAAGCCCGGGGACCCGACGGTCGCCGAGCGGGTGGAGCTGTACGCCAAGGGACTGGAGCTGGCGAACGGCTTCTCCGAGTTGACGGACCCGGTGGAGCAGCGCGCGCGGCTCGTGGAGGAACAGGAGCTCAGGCGTAGACTGGGGCGTCCGGTGTATCCTCTGGACGAGCGGTTCCTTGACGCGGTAGGTCGCATGCCCCCCTCGGCCGGCATCGCCGTGGGGCTCGATAGAATCCTGATGCTGCTGCTCGGGGTCCAGCGCATCTCGGAGGTGCTCCTGTTCCCCGCCCACGAGTTCGTGTGATTCGCAACGTCCTTCAGACAGCGTTCGCGGGCGTGTCGGCGGTGGGGCTCACGGGCGTCTTCTCGACGGTGATTTCGGCGCTCTCCGTGGCGAACGCCCACCGGGAGGCGGACAAGGCGCTGCGGGTGTGGGCGCGGGGCGTGCTCTCCTCGGCGGGCGTGCGTCACGAGGCGGTGGGGCTGGAGCACATCCCGGCCGAGGGCCACGTCGTGTTCGTGTGCAACCACCAGTCGCACTACGACGCGCCGGTGCAGCTGGCGTACATCACCAAGCACACCCGCTACGTGGCCAAGGCGGAGCTGTTCAAGATTCCGGTGTTCGGCGCGGCGATGCGGCGCGCGGGCAACATCCCCGTGGAGCGTTCGGGGAGCGGGGGAGACCGCGCTCGCATGTCCGAGGCGGTGACGGCGCTGCGCGAGCGGGTGAGCGTGCTCTTCTACGCCGAGGGCACGCGCAGCGAGGACGGTCGCCTGCGGCCGTTCAAGAAGGGCGCCGCGACGCTGGCCATCCAGGCGGGCGTGCCGGTGGTCCCCATGGCGGTATCGGGGACGCGGCTCATCCTCCCCAAGGGGGGACGGGCGGTCCGATGGGGCCAGCGCGTGGCGCTGGTGGTGGGGGAGCCCATCCTTACGAAGGACCTGACACTCGACGACCGCGACGCGCTCACGCGCAGGCTCGAGGACGCGGTCGCGCAACTCTATACCGAGGCGTGCAAGCGCTCGGGAGACGTACCTACATGAAGAAGACGGCACCTCTGACGACGTTCACCGCGCACCCCTGGCATGGCGTCACGCCGGGGGCGGAAGCGCCCGAAACCATCACCGCGTACATCGAAATCGTCCCCACGGACGCCGTGAAGTACGAACTGGACAAGGAGTCGGGCATCCTGATGCTCGACCGCCCGCAGCGCTTCAGCAGCCAGTGCCCCTCGCTCTACGGCTTCATCCCGCGCACCTACTGCGGCGAGCTGGTGGCGAAGCGCTGCGCCGAGCGCACGGGCCTCAAGGACATCCAGGGCGATGGGGACCCCATCGACGTGTGCGTGCTGACGGAGAAGGTGGTCAGCAACGGCAACCTGCTGGTGCACGCGGTGCCGGTGGGCGGCTTCCGCATGGTCGACGGCAACGAGGCCGACGACAAGATCATCGCGGTGCTGGAGTCGGACCTGGTGTACGGCGAGCTGCAGCACATCGCGCAGCTGCCCCGGCCGCTGCTCGACCGCCTCAAGCACTACTTCCTCACCTACAAGCAGATTCCGGGAGAGGGGAAGCGCAGCGTGGAGATCGCCGAGGTCTACGACCGCCCCGAGGCGCTCGAGGTCATCCGCCGCAGCATGAAGGACTACGACCGGGAGTTCGGACAGCAGGCCGCGACGCCGGTGCGCAGCCGCGCGCGCCGTCCCGCCGGTCGCAAGGCCCGCGCCTCCTGAGCCGCTGACGGCGCGGAGGCGGCCGTCCCACGCCGCCTCCGTGCGTCGCGCCCGCCACCTTCGTCAGGGCTGGTTCGGGTCCGCGCCGATGCCCTTGAAGGGGTTGAAGGTGTAGGTCGTGGAGAACTGCGACGCGGGGCTGAAGTAGTACGCGACGAGCTTCGCCGGGTCGTTCGCGATCTCGCCCCGCAGGATGGGGCCGTCGTTCTGGTCGTCCCAGCCCCAGGGCGCGTTGGCGGAGTTCGACGAGCAGTTGCCCGCGACCAGGCCGCAGCCTCCGCTGGTGTCACCCCGGAACGTGCCCGCCGAGGCGAACAGCGAGGACAACTCACGGCGGGGCCAGAGGCCGTCCGCGCCATAGAGGTCGAGCAGCTTGTAGCGCACGTCCGCGTCCGTGGGCGAGGAGGGCTGCTCCGCGAGCGTCAGCGACGGGAAGTACTTCACGCCATCCCCGACGATGTCGTAGGCGGGCCACGCCTTGAGGCCGTGGCCCTTGGCCTCCTGCGCGGTGATGGGGTGGAGCTCTCCCTCGAACAGGGCCAGCGACAGGCTGCCGTCGATGCTCTCGGAGCCCGAGGCGAGCGGACTGCCCGAGGGCACGAACGAGAAGAAGTCCTTGTGGGCCACCGTCACCGCGCCCACGAGCGCGCCGTACTCGCTGCCGTCGCGCTGGACGACGAGGAGCACGCCCTCGCCGTCGTTCTCGTGCTCCGACTCGAAGATGTTGTCGGACCAGTCACGCGGGTGGAAGAACGTGTAGAGCAGGTACCAGTGCGTGGAGGTCTCCACCACCGAGTGGTACGCGTGCGCGGCGAGCGCGTAACCGCCGGTGTTGTCCCAGTTGTTCGCGCCGTTCCAGTCGCCGTCGAAGTCCACGCGGCTGATGTAGTCGGACCGGCCGCCGAGCGAGTGCGAGCCCGTCACGTCCGTGTCCTGGTAGTGGATGGGCGCCCAGCGTCGGGCCAGCGCCGCGCGCGCCGCCGTCGAGCCCACGCCGCCGATGAGCGCCCCCGCGGACTCGCCGAACGGCTCATCGCCCATGCCCTCACCACAGCCAGACAGCAACGTCAGGGTCGCCGTGACGACCGCCAGGACCAGGACTTCAGGGGAGCGACGAACGCTTCGATACATGGTGGCCCGCCTTTCTGGGCGGTGCATCAGATGGGTCCATGAAAATATTGTGAAGCTTGTTTTGTGTGAAATTCCGGCAAATGCGCGTGGCGCCGGAATGCGCCGCCGGCCCAACGAGTCCTGGGTGTCCCCGTTCGCGGCGTGAGGCCGCGGGGCCAGGTTCGCGGCCATGGATTCAGGACCCGCGACGTCCGATGTGACCCTCATCGTCTACCGCGACGTCTCGAGCGGGGCGGGGATGCTGGGGCTTGGCGTGCTCGCGCTCGTGGCCATCCTCGTCTCGAGTGTGCTCGACGTGGACCTGGAAGCGCTGGGCGTGATTGCGTACGGCGCGCGGGGCTGGTTCTCCTCGTTCGGCCCGGAGGGGACGAGGCTCGTGGACTTATTCGAGGCCACCCGTGGCAGGGCGCGGTCCGAGGCTCGAACGTGCTCGAACGGCTCGTGGCCTCCTTCCGCTTTCCAGCGGGTGTGTGTGTCGGGTGTCGTCGCGGGGCCACCACCACCGTGGCGTTCGAGGCGAGCTCGGGAAGGGACCTCGTCCTCGCCTCGTGGGGGCGCGACGCCGCGGGTGTGATGCGTCCGGTGCTTCGCGGGCCAGGTCGCCCGGGTCAGCGGAGCTCGACGAGCCGCACGCGCTTGTAGATGCGCTTGTCGAGCGGCAGGCGTGTGTCGACGAAGCCGAGCGCCTCGTCGAACTCGAAGGTGAAGGTGGGGATGGGCGGGCTGATGGAGAGGATGAGCTCGAACTGCCAGAGGCTGGTGATGCGCTCCTGCCCGCCAACGGCCTCGGGAGGTGGGGCGGGCAGTCGCTCGGCGGCGGCGCGGACGTCCTTCACGGCCTCGCGGTCCACCTCCGGTTGATGGCTGGGGGCGACGAGCGCCACGTCGAGCAAGCGCCCCTGTCGGTCCTGGACGACGCGGATGAGGGCGCGGCGTGTGGCCCGGAACTCCTCGCGCATCTTCTCGCGCAGCTCCCGGTTCATCCGCAGGTCGGCGTTGCCCGAGGCGCTCGTGGGGCGGCGACGGTCATCCTCGGGGGCGTTCCTCGCGCCGAAGGCACCCGAGGCGCCGTAGTGCGCGGCGCGCTCGCTCCAGACCTGGGCGAAGGCACGACTGCGCTCCAGGCCCATGTCGAAGTAGCCCTGCAGGCCGTGCTCCTTCACGGAGCGGTCCGCGTCCCACGTGGCCAGGAGCCGCTTGCCCAGCTCGCTGAAGTAGGGATGGACGAGCCCCCGGTCCACCTTGCCGCGCCCGATGCTCTCGGAGACGAGGTCCTCGACGAGCCTCTGCGGCGTGGGGCCCTCCACGCGCCTGGAGATTCCTCCGCCCGACACGGCCGCGAGCGTCCCAGGGCGCGCGTGGGGCGTGCCCGCGTCTTCCGGTCCACGTGCGCCCGTTCCATCCGCCGTGTCGGGATGGGCACGCTCGACGGCCACCGTGCCCGGTCCGGGCGTGAGCACCCAGGCCGCGCT from Myxococcus stipitatus encodes the following:
- a CDS encoding SPFH domain-containing protein; this encodes MGIFDTIKGEAKRNFIARADSAKGEIIYKYPENNIRMLTQLTVDADEVALFVKDGKVEGKLGPGRHQLDSNNIPFLSRLLEKFTGGNLFIAEVFFVSVREFAGVKFGGPIGDVRDPETGLGIGTMVYGDFSIRVTDAEKLVVGLVGMGRSNNDALLGWFKNQVLKVTRDRIAELLVKKRWPLLDVTSGAYTEEIETEVISGLKPHVDDYGLTVVRMGNFHVSIKEEDEATLKKLSKDVAYSRLAGGFQQYAQGQAMLGAAEGMAKGGDGSGNALGGMGMGMGFGMAQQFMNMNNQQQQRAPEPPPQAAPPADTRSPAQRLKEIKELKDAGVLSDEEYNAKRAELMKLL
- a CDS encoding ABC transporter permease subunit, producing the protein MAFRPRRALAVFWKDFLDLRKNLGLLASMAVLPTVMVLVPIGVVWSYVRAPDHADLRSVALFYDPSLPLGASAARFLIDKTLIDWFGMFLVMPVFVPILIASQSVAGEKERRTLEPLLATPITAAELVAGKSLAALVPAVAITWVAFVVFCVGVDLVAWPLVKMPLMPDALWTFGVLVIAPLFAFFGNGVAVLISARAGDARMAQQLSALVVLPLVGMVGGQVAGFLKAGLVYYALQGAVVLVLDVVLLWASIRLLDRERLISRWG
- a CDS encoding energy transducer TonB family protein: MARTPSGLASAAWVLTPGPGTVAVERAHPDTADGTGARGPEDAGTPHARPGTLAAVSGGGISRRVEGPTPQRLVEDLVSESIGRGKVDRGLVHPYFSELGKRLLATWDADRSVKEHGLQGYFDMGLERSRAFAQVWSERAAHYGASGAFGARNAPEDDRRRPTSASGNADLRMNRELREKMREEFRATRRALIRVVQDRQGRLLDVALVAPSHQPEVDREAVKDVRAAAERLPAPPPEAVGGQERITSLWQFELILSISPPIPTFTFEFDEALGFVDTRLPLDKRIYKRVRLVELR
- the epmA gene encoding EF-P lysine aminoacylase EpmA; protein product: MPNLSQWRAARGRQALYAALRRFFANLGYLEVETPLLIPAPGMEPHINPFEAGFVPETDVGTARPLYLHTSPEYAMKRLLADGAGPLFQLCKVFRNGEVSPTHNPEFTMLEFYRPQADYHAIMDDLEGALAEAGRHATEGEPGADPAFFTRTPYERLTVRDAVLRATGVDIRVHSDGPSLKRAAEAIGVRTGDAESFDDVFFHLFLQRVELGLGHERPTFLIEYPASMAALSRLKPGDPTVAERVELYAKGLELANGFSELTDPVEQRARLVEEQELRRRLGRPVYPLDERFLDAVGRMPPSAGIAVGLDRILMLLLGVQRISEVLLFPAHEFV
- a CDS encoding lysophospholipid acyltransferase family protein, which gives rise to MIRNVLQTAFAGVSAVGLTGVFSTVISALSVANAHREADKALRVWARGVLSSAGVRHEAVGLEHIPAEGHVVFVCNHQSHYDAPVQLAYITKHTRYVAKAELFKIPVFGAAMRRAGNIPVERSGSGGDRARMSEAVTALRERVSVLFYAEGTRSEDGRLRPFKKGAATLAIQAGVPVVPMAVSGTRLILPKGGRAVRWGQRVALVVGEPILTKDLTLDDRDALTRRLEDAVAQLYTEACKRSGDVPT
- a CDS encoding chromosome segregation protein SMC, whose product is MHPRIPLVLALACSLGACAPKALPTPAQQVPSEEQQLSVEVGALARRAEALLEEQHRLVWVFWTEGRHVDVAGTYAGQEDLFSLDHIRKIDRLRQLTQDPREVRALTALHSHFAGEYLAHALAESNDASANLEASLTFTVDGRELRYRDLERLLANERNAAKRRALYTEATPALERLNQTLRRKEERARELVRELGFASYEAFGGELRQADLGRLSVLAEEILQATQAPYRVVMERLSQRELGLAFKDITRADIPRLFRSREVEDAFPKGESLLKAQATLAGMNLALGDMKNLQVDSRDLPRKSARPLALAVKVPDDVRFSFKPGSGALHQARVLHEFGHALHLAFTRETRFELSRLGNPTVGEAYSSLFEDLLEDPVWLEEHAGISGEQRAQFLATSSAHKLYLIRHAAGRLLYQLELHRRPDVDARALYREVMSRTDDIPMRDEDAARYLVDQEDFFQSADSFRAWFLAGQLQAQLKARFGPAWWRAPQAGEFLKGLWARGNALSAKEVAEAIGEKGIEPDVLLLRLGTTLQVPMRLDLQGTEDTPGPTAPGPEGLPTPPAAPTASTSEGP
- a CDS encoding inorganic pyrophosphatase is translated as MKKTAPLTTFTAHPWHGVTPGAEAPETITAYIEIVPTDAVKYELDKESGILMLDRPQRFSSQCPSLYGFIPRTYCGELVAKRCAERTGLKDIQGDGDPIDVCVLTEKVVSNGNLLVHAVPVGGFRMVDGNEADDKIIAVLESDLVYGELQHIAQLPRPLLDRLKHYFLTYKQIPGEGKRSVEIAEVYDRPEALEVIRRSMKDYDREFGQQAATPVRSRARRPAGRKARAS